The nucleotide sequence CAAGAAAAGTGGAAGAAGGAGAACGGATGGAAGCCCTGTAGTAAATGTGGCGCGCTCCACAATGGGCAGTGTTCGGTTTGCCCGGTGTGTCAATTGAAATAGGCCAAATAGCGACAGCAAAGTTGCCGCCTTTAAACAAACAAACTGATTCTCAAATTTTGTAAGGAGATTCGTTGAATGCGAGTATTGATGTTGTCTTGGGAGTACCCACCCAGAATAGTAGGGGGCATCTCCAGGCATGTATATGATTTAAGCCGCGCCCTCGCGGAAAGAGGTGTAAATGTAGATGTAATAACCTGCGAGCATCCGGGGGCGCCGTCAGAGGAATCCGATGGCAGTTTGAATGTCTATCGTGTCCCTGTCGCTCCCGGCAATGACTTCGTGCATTGGGTTCACAATCTTAATGCTGCCACTGAAGTAAAGGCGCAAGATATACTAGAGACCTTCAAAAATAAGAATGGCGGCTGGTCTGAGCCGATTGTTATCCACGCACATGATTGGCTCTCGGAATTCGCGGCTAAGGGCATAAAGCATAAATACCATCTGCCAATGGTAGCCACTGTTCATGCAACCGAGCATGGACGAAATCAAGGGATACATAACGACCTTCAACGATATATTAGCGGGGTCGAATGGGAGCTGTGCTATGAAGCATGGCGCGTGATTTGCTGTAGCCATTACATGAAAGAGGAAATATCTTCCGTACTTGGTGTTCCATATGATAAACTAGATGTTATTCCAAATGGCGTAAATCCACAAAAATTCGAGTTTGATTTTAACCGTGAAGAGTTCAGAAGTTGGTTTGCAATGCCAAATGAGAAGATTGTGTTCTTTGTTGGACGCATGGTGCGCGAAAAGGGAGCGCATGTGCTGATTCAGGCTATCCCGGAGATCCTTTCCGCGTATCAAGATGTGAAGTTTGTGATAGTAGGCGGCGGCGACAAATCGCATTTGGTAAAACTTGCTGAGGACTTAGGTGTCTCACACAAGGTGTTCTTCACGGGTTATGTTGATGATGATACCTTGCTTAAGCTTTATAAGGTGATAGACGTAGCGGTATATCCAAGCCTTTACGAGCCATTCGGCATCGTGGCTTTAGAAGCAATGGTGGCGAAGGTTCCAACGGTCGTTTCGGACGTAGGCGGCCTTAGGGAGGTCGTTGACCATGGGGTAACAGGGCTTACCGCATGGGCGGACAATCCTGAATCACTTGCTTGGGCAATTCTGCAAATTTTGAGAAACCCGTACACAGCAAAAATGATGGCTGAAAATGCACATCGTAAGGTGATGGAGACATTTAATTGGGGCAGAATTGCTGAACAGACTGCCGGCGTTTACGAACGCGTATGGTCTGAGTATCTGGATAGCGATTGGGGGTGTGGAAAATATGCCTGAAAAATGGAATGGCCCTCTTAAAAATGTTGGCAAATATCGCTGGCTAATACCGAGATCTTATAAGCCTGGCATGAGGACGGACGGTTTGATTTTTGCAAGCGACAAGCTTTTAGAGAAGATACGCGAAGACCAGGCTCCTGAGCAGGTAGCAAATGTTGCCTTTTTGCCTGGAATTCAAGGCAAATCGCTTGCAATGCCCGACATCCATTGGGGATATGGCTTCCCAATCGGTGGAGTAGCCGCAATGTCGGTCGAAGACGGGGTTATCTCGCCAGGCGGGGTTGGCTATGATATTAATTGTGGAGTTAGGCTTCTGAGGACCGACCTGGAGCGCAAGGATGTCGAGCCCAAGATGCAGGAAATAATTGACGCCCTCTTTCGGGATATCCCTTCGGGCGTTGGAAGCGAGGGGCGTATTCGCCTAAATGAGCAGGAGCTCCGAGAGGTAATGAAAAAAGGAGCAAAGTGGGCGGTAGACCGAGGCTATGGTTGGCATGAGGATATAGAAGTTACTGAGGAAAACGGCTGTCTTGAAGGAGCTGACCCCTCTGCTGTAAGCGACAAGGCAATAAAGCGTGGCAGACCTCAAATTGGCACACTAGGCAGCGGCAATCATTTCCTCGAGATTCAGGTGGTTGATGAGATATACGAGCCTGAGATTGCTCGCATATTTGGCATTGACCACGAGGGCCAAGTGACAGTAATGATCCACAGTGGCTCAAGGGGATTGGGCTACCAAATATGTGACGACTACTTGGTCGTGATGCAGCAAGCTATGCGAAAGTATAACATAAGCGTGCCCGACCGACAGCTTGCTTGTGCACCGGTAAGGTCGCCGGAAGGGCAAAGATATTTTGCCGCAATGGCTTGTGCCGCGAACTACGCCTGGGCTAATCGCCAGGCAATGGCACACTGGACCCGGGAGGCATTCTCCCACGTTTTCGGCAAAGGACCTCAAGGCCTTGGCATGCACCAAGTATATGATGTAGCACATAACATTGCTAAGTTCGAGGAGCATGAGATAGACGGCGTGCGAAAGAAAGTTGTCGTCCACAGGAAAGGCGCTACTAGAGCCTTCTCGCCAAACCACCCAGACGTCCCGGCTCAATATAGAGCTGTTGGACAGCCTGTCATCATCCCAGGGGACATGGGCCGCTACTCATTCCTTCTGGTCGGCACCGAACAGGCAATGAAGGAAACGTTTGGCTCAACATGCCATGGGGCTGGGCGCGTGCTCAGCAGGAAGGCAGCTATGAAGGAGTCTCGGGGAGCGGATATCCAGCAGGAACTTTCGGAGAAAGGTATTATTGTCAAGGCGGCGAGCCGTGGAACCCTTGCAGAAGAGGCTCCGGAGGCATACAAAGATGTCTCGCTTGTTGTTGAAACCGCCCATGAGACAGGCATTTCCCATAAAGTTGCCCGCATGAGGCCATTGGGAGTTATTAAGGGTTAATATCATAACTTTCAAAAGAGATATGGCGCTATATAGAAAGGAGTAAATCAATTGGCAAGAAAGATAAAGGTTGGGTTAATCGGCACAGGTTCAATCTGTCAAAGTGTTCATATCCCTGCATATCTGAAACATCCCGATGCAGAGATTGTCGCAATATGCGACATTAATCCAGAAACACTTCAAAAAGTTGGCGACCAATTAGGGATTCCCGAAAACAGGCGGTTTCTAAAATTTGATGATCTCCTCAAGCTGAAAGAGATTGACATGGTGGATATTTGCACGCCGAACTATGTGCACATGGATCCGACGGTAAAGGCTCTTAAGGCTGGAAAGCATGTCATCTGCGAAAAGCCTATTGCGCTAAATGCGAAGCAGGGAGAGAAAATGGTTGCCGCCGCCAAGGAATCCGGCAAGAAGTTGATGATTGCCTACTGCTGGCGGTGGAATGCTGGTGCCCAGGCGCTCAAGCGGTTTGCTGATTCTGGGGCACTCGGGGAAACCTATTATGCGCGTGTGCAGGCTCTCCGCAGGCGCGGAGTCCCAAGCTGGGGTGTTTTCATAGACAAGGAGAAACAAGGTGGAGGACCACTAATAGACATTGGCTGCCATGCGCTTGACCTTACCCTTTACCTAATGGGCCACCCAAAGCCGGTCTTGGCATCGGGAAAGTGCTATACAAAATTTGGGACGAAGAAAGGAACGTTCGGCGTATGGGGTCCTTGGGACTATGATAATTACACCGTTGAGGACTTTGCAGTTGGCCTTGTCAGATTCGAAAATGATGCCACGCTTGTGCTTGAATCAAGCTTCTGCGCCAACATTGAGAAGGATATTTTCAACGTAACGATACTCGGCACCGAGGGTGGTTGTTCGCTGGATCCCTTGAAAATGTATCGCGAGGAGAATGGCACGCTGATTGATGTTTCACCTGTATTTCTTCCTAAAGTAGGCACCCATGAAGCAGAAATATTTGCGTTTTTGGATGCGATTCAGAATGACAAGCCTTCACCCGTTCCGGGGGAGGAAGGTTTGATGGTGGCAAAGATTTTGGATGCAATCTATAAATCATCCGAACTAGGCAAGGAAGTCCGAATTCCTTAATATGAAGCAATTTTTGGATGGTATTTTGGCGCGGTATGGCAATTATTTAAGTACATACCGCGCTTTAGCCTGTTTAGGCGTGGTCTCGCTTATAGCGGAGTTGGCTTATGCCATTATTAACCAATCCGCAATTCCACCTTACGTTCAGGAAATTGGTCTAACTGCGCATGTCGGGCTAATCTACGCAGTGTTTCTCGGAGTCGAGACAGTATTCAAATCGCCTTTGGGATCTGTCGGCGACCGCATAGGCAGAAAGCCTTTATTGGTAATAGGTGCACTAGTTTCGTCGGTGACAGCACTTGTATTTACTTTGACCCGTGATCTATGGGCGTTGCTGGTCCTCCGATCATTTGATGGACTTGCGGCCGCTGCGATATGGCCGACAGTTACTGCTGCAATGAGCGGTAGCGTAGATTCGAGTCGTCGAACGACAGCTATGAGTGTGATGATTGTAACGTATATCTCCGGGCTTGCGCTTGGTCCTTTAATCGGAGGTTTGGCGAATGATATGACGAACTCGCGCCTAACGTCGTTCTATGTAGTTAGCGGCATGTTTCTTGTAACTGCTTTAATAGCCTTCTTTCTAACGCCATGCCGATCGAAGGAGGAGATGGACGCATCTCATGGACACGATGCTAGGCAAATGCGCCTGTCGGATCTTTTGATAGGCTTAATAGCTATGCCGGACATGATATTTCTAGCCCTTCTCGCCTTCTTTGGAATCGGGCTTTTGATACCAATAGCTAAACTTTTTGCGATGAATGAGGTTGGAATGTCGGAGACAAAGTACGGCGGTTTGTTCCTGCCGGTGGCACTTGGCGTTGCGAGCCTAAGTTTATTTTCAGGAAAGCTGGGAGACCGGTGGGGGAAGGCAAGATCGGTTAGATTGGGAATCGCATTAAGTGCCCTTGCGATGTGGGCAATTACTGGTAGCTCAGAAGTGTGGGAGTTTGCTTTGTCAGCGATGTTTCTAGGGGTAGGCTTTGTCATCGCAATGCCAGCGTGGCTCGCTCTGGTCTCCGATATGGCATCTCCGCACTCTCGAGGTGCAGTGATTGGGGCGCTAGGCACAGCGCAGGGACTTGGTGCGGTGCTGGGAGTAGCATCCGGATCATATTTGTACAAGATGGTGCCCTTAAACTTTGGGTTTATATCTTTTGAGTCTCATCGAACGCCGTTTGTGGTAAGCGCTTTGACGCTTTCGCTATGTTTCATGCTGGCTGTCATTTTTGTGCATGAGACGGAAAAGCGTAGGATTGGCAAGCTCAGAGAAGAATCTTGAGGGAATTGCTGAATGGTAAAGTCTGTAGTTACTCTCATAATGAGTTTAGTTATCATCCTCCTTGGGGCAGAGCTTTTCACTAATGGGATTGAATGGTTCGGTAAGAGACTTAGGTTGGCTGAAGGGGCAATTGGTAGCGTATTAGCGGCCGTTGGGACTGCTCTACCGGAGACAATGATTCCAGTGATGGCGTTCATCCAGGGGAGGGAAAGCCACGAGACTGGAATTGGCGCAATCGTAGGGGCGCCGCTTATGCTGAACACTCTTGCTTTCTTTGTTACGGGGGCGTCTGTATTTGTCTTTGCAGCTGCGCGGAGGCGCACCGTCGAGATGAATGTGGATTATGTTATTATGGGCCGTGACCTGAGGTCTTTCTTCCTGGTCTATGCGCTTGCAATTGGAGCTATGTTCTTGCCGGGAGGAAAGATGCCTAGGGTGATTGTAGCTTTATTCCTCATATTAACATACGCCTATTACGTTCAACAAACGTTCTGTTGTGTGACAAGTCCCAGCACTGAACATGAGCTAGGCCCTTTACACTTTCATCGCGAGGCCGAGGTGCCGCGACTTAGGATTATAGTTTCTCAAGTATTTGTTGCCTTGCTTTGCATTGTTGGCGGTGCAAAGCTTTTTGTTATACATCTGGAACCCCTTGCAAGAATGCTTGGAATGCCTGAGCTTGTTCTATCAAGCATCATTGCACCAATAGCTACAGAATTGCCAGAGAAGTTTAACTCGATAACCTGGATTCGCCAGAAAAAAGATACCCTCGCTCTTGGGAATATAACAGGCGCCATGGTTTTCCAAAGCAGCATCCCCCCTGCATTGGGCTTGATATTCACATCATGGGTATTCAATGCCGAGGCGTTGGCCGCTGGACTGATTGCTATTGTGGCGTCAATGTTTGCATGGGCTGAGTTGACTTGGAAGAAGCGGCTTAGCCCTTATACCCTCACCGCTGGAATTATATTCTACCTATTATATATCGGGGTTTATTTCATCTTTTTGTCGAAGTAGTATCTAGCCCAGTGAGCAAAGCCGCTTAAACTTCACTCCTTTGAAGGTGCATTGGATTTGTATTAGCTAATTCAGCGTTTAAATCAGGTTTCTGACAGTGCTCACTTATGCGAGAAATTCTCATTTGATGAGAATTTGAGGGGACGGGACATATAGTGATTTTTCAAAAAACCAGTGTTTTTATGCAGGGGGGATTGCAACCAACTCTGTTCCTTCGGGTCGTGCGATTGCAACATTAAAGCCTTCGCGACTGGCGGATGCGCCCCAGTTGCCAGACTTGTCGAGAGCTAATACTGCCACTGTCACATTGCGAAGGTGAGGTTCTTCGCTTATGGCCCACTTGATAGTTGAGTAACAGGCAGAGGAGGGATCTTTCCCTCGGCGCATTTCCTCAACTATTCTGAAGCTCATGCAGTAGCGCATGATGTGTTCGCCGACGCCGGTGGCTGCGGCAGCTCCGACGGCTTTATCGCAATAAAGGCCGCTTCCAACAAGGGGAGTGTCTCCAACACGG is from Armatimonadota bacterium and encodes:
- a CDS encoding MFS transporter, whose protein sequence is MKQFLDGILARYGNYLSTYRALACLGVVSLIAELAYAIINQSAIPPYVQEIGLTAHVGLIYAVFLGVETVFKSPLGSVGDRIGRKPLLVIGALVSSVTALVFTLTRDLWALLVLRSFDGLAAAAIWPTVTAAMSGSVDSSRRTTAMSVMIVTYISGLALGPLIGGLANDMTNSRLTSFYVVSGMFLVTALIAFFLTPCRSKEEMDASHGHDARQMRLSDLLIGLIAMPDMIFLALLAFFGIGLLIPIAKLFAMNEVGMSETKYGGLFLPVALGVASLSLFSGKLGDRWGKARSVRLGIALSALAMWAITGSSEVWEFALSAMFLGVGFVIAMPAWLALVSDMASPHSRGAVIGALGTAQGLGAVLGVASGSYLYKMVPLNFGFISFESHRTPFVVSALTLSLCFMLAVIFVHETEKRRIGKLREES
- a CDS encoding RtcB family protein, translating into MPEKWNGPLKNVGKYRWLIPRSYKPGMRTDGLIFASDKLLEKIREDQAPEQVANVAFLPGIQGKSLAMPDIHWGYGFPIGGVAAMSVEDGVISPGGVGYDINCGVRLLRTDLERKDVEPKMQEIIDALFRDIPSGVGSEGRIRLNEQELREVMKKGAKWAVDRGYGWHEDIEVTEENGCLEGADPSAVSDKAIKRGRPQIGTLGSGNHFLEIQVVDEIYEPEIARIFGIDHEGQVTVMIHSGSRGLGYQICDDYLVVMQQAMRKYNISVPDRQLACAPVRSPEGQRYFAAMACAANYAWANRQAMAHWTREAFSHVFGKGPQGLGMHQVYDVAHNIAKFEEHEIDGVRKKVVVHRKGATRAFSPNHPDVPAQYRAVGQPVIIPGDMGRYSFLLVGTEQAMKETFGSTCHGAGRVLSRKAAMKESRGADIQQELSEKGIIVKAASRGTLAEEAPEAYKDVSLVVETAHETGISHKVARMRPLGVIKG
- a CDS encoding glycosyltransferase family 4 protein, translated to MRVLMLSWEYPPRIVGGISRHVYDLSRALAERGVNVDVITCEHPGAPSEESDGSLNVYRVPVAPGNDFVHWVHNLNAATEVKAQDILETFKNKNGGWSEPIVIHAHDWLSEFAAKGIKHKYHLPMVATVHATEHGRNQGIHNDLQRYISGVEWELCYEAWRVICCSHYMKEEISSVLGVPYDKLDVIPNGVNPQKFEFDFNREEFRSWFAMPNEKIVFFVGRMVREKGAHVLIQAIPEILSAYQDVKFVIVGGGDKSHLVKLAEDLGVSHKVFFTGYVDDDTLLKLYKVIDVAVYPSLYEPFGIVALEAMVAKVPTVVSDVGGLREVVDHGVTGLTAWADNPESLAWAILQILRNPYTAKMMAENAHRKVMETFNWGRIAEQTAGVYERVWSEYLDSDWGCGKYA
- a CDS encoding sodium:calcium antiporter → MVKSVVTLIMSLVIILLGAELFTNGIEWFGKRLRLAEGAIGSVLAAVGTALPETMIPVMAFIQGRESHETGIGAIVGAPLMLNTLAFFVTGASVFVFAAARRRTVEMNVDYVIMGRDLRSFFLVYALAIGAMFLPGGKMPRVIVALFLILTYAYYVQQTFCCVTSPSTEHELGPLHFHREAEVPRLRIIVSQVFVALLCIVGGAKLFVIHLEPLARMLGMPELVLSSIIAPIATELPEKFNSITWIRQKKDTLALGNITGAMVFQSSIPPALGLIFTSWVFNAEALAAGLIAIVASMFAWAELTWKKRLSPYTLTAGIIFYLLYIGVYFIFLSK
- a CDS encoding Gfo/Idh/MocA family oxidoreductase, with the translated sequence MARKIKVGLIGTGSICQSVHIPAYLKHPDAEIVAICDINPETLQKVGDQLGIPENRRFLKFDDLLKLKEIDMVDICTPNYVHMDPTVKALKAGKHVICEKPIALNAKQGEKMVAAAKESGKKLMIAYCWRWNAGAQALKRFADSGALGETYYARVQALRRRGVPSWGVFIDKEKQGGGPLIDIGCHALDLTLYLMGHPKPVLASGKCYTKFGTKKGTFGVWGPWDYDNYTVEDFAVGLVRFENDATLVLESSFCANIEKDIFNVTILGTEGGCSLDPLKMYREENGTLIDVSPVFLPKVGTHEAEIFAFLDAIQNDKPSPVPGEEGLMVAKILDAIYKSSELGKEVRIP